One Thermus tengchongensis genomic window carries:
- a CDS encoding 5-methyltetrahydropteroyltriglutamate--homocysteine S-methyltransferase codes for MIRTLGLGLPRLGPNLEYKGLLEGFWGGSLPREAFLEGLEELEGLRLAAYRQEVDLYPLGEVSLYDPMLDLAVALGLYPVPPGDLEAYYALARGKGALPLRKWFGTNYHYLVPRLPEQPRYRPQPGWFPYPVGRGADAGRPQGARGLSLAEGLPTLIGPYTLVRLAQNPPASPRELQAHLEALGEAYAELLRPVGRPVLLQEPALILDGAGEDLPHLLGLYRLLGAQAPLVLLTYYLPLRPQVAQALADLPLRGLGLVYPPEGSLPRVSPGTALVLGVVEGLSPWRTDLLGLARSLDPLVEAGHEVWLAPKAPLYHLPWEVAEPLPPGLAGRLAFAKERLRELALLKRALRGESREEAQAWHTPPPAWDRGLPPPPPPRPPREARRQAQVDLNLPPFPTTTIGSFPQTKELRALRKRRRSGDLDQATYWREIQKIIQENIRLQEELGLDVLVHGEPERSDMVEFFAERMEGFHTTHKGFVLSYGSRVWRPPILFAPPRRREPLVLRETLYAQSLTPKPVKAILTGPVTLAAWSYLPQGVGLGEAILALAEALREEVREVAARGIRVVQVDEPALLEKLPLRAEERPGYLARVGEAFSRVVGDLAPGVQVHLHLCYSDYAALRPFLEAMDPDVVSLEGARQDPGFLEALADLPLDLGPGAFDVHSPLEAPAEEILSRLEGYLVHLPPERLWVNPDCGLKTRKPEEAIANLRHMVEAARRLRQSVGGRHADGT; via the coding sequence ATGATCCGGACCCTGGGCCTGGGCCTGCCCCGGCTGGGCCCTAACCTGGAGTACAAGGGGCTTTTGGAGGGCTTTTGGGGGGGATCCCTCCCACGGGAGGCCTTCCTCGAGGGCCTGGAGGAGCTGGAAGGCCTCCGGCTTGCGGCCTACCGCCAAGAGGTGGACCTCTACCCCTTGGGGGAGGTCAGCCTCTACGACCCCATGCTGGACCTGGCGGTGGCCCTGGGCCTCTACCCCGTGCCGCCAGGGGATCTGGAGGCCTACTACGCCCTGGCCCGGGGCAAAGGGGCCCTTCCCCTGAGAAAGTGGTTCGGCACCAACTACCACTACCTGGTGCCCCGGCTCCCGGAACAACCCCGCTACCGCCCCCAGCCCGGTTGGTTTCCCTACCCCGTGGGCCGGGGCGCGGACGCCGGTCGCCCGCAAGGGGCACGCGGCCTAAGCCTGGCGGAGGGGCTGCCCACCCTCATCGGCCCCTACACCCTGGTGCGGTTGGCCCAGAACCCGCCTGCCTCCCCCAGGGAGCTCCAGGCCCACCTGGAGGCCCTGGGGGAGGCCTACGCCGAGCTCCTGCGGCCGGTGGGGAGGCCGGTCCTGCTGCAGGAGCCCGCCCTCATCCTGGACGGGGCCGGGGAGGACCTGCCCCACCTCCTGGGGCTCTACCGCCTCCTGGGGGCCCAGGCCCCCCTGGTCCTCCTCACCTACTACCTGCCCCTCAGGCCCCAGGTGGCCCAGGCCCTGGCGGACCTGCCCCTTAGGGGGCTGGGCCTGGTGTACCCGCCGGAGGGCTCCTTGCCCCGGGTTTCCCCGGGGACGGCCCTGGTCCTGGGCGTGGTGGAGGGGCTTTCCCCTTGGCGCACGGACCTCTTGGGCCTGGCCCGCAGCCTGGATCCCCTGGTGGAGGCGGGGCACGAGGTGTGGCTGGCCCCCAAAGCCCCCCTGTACCACCTGCCCTGGGAGGTGGCGGAGCCCCTCCCCCCAGGGCTTGCCGGCCGGCTGGCCTTCGCCAAGGAGCGCCTTAGGGAGCTGGCCCTCCTCAAGAGGGCCCTCCGGGGTGAGTCCCGGGAGGAGGCCCAGGCCTGGCACACCCCGCCCCCCGCCTGGGACCGGGGCCTTCCCCCACCGCCTCCTCCCAGACCCCCCAGGGAGGCCCGGCGGCAAGCCCAGGTGGACCTCAACCTCCCCCCTTTTCCCACCACCACCATCGGCAGCTTTCCTCAGACCAAGGAGCTCCGCGCCCTCAGGAAGCGGCGGCGCTCCGGGGATTTGGACCAGGCCACCTACTGGCGGGAGATCCAGAAGATCATCCAGGAAAACATCCGCCTCCAGGAGGAGCTGGGCTTGGACGTCCTGGTCCACGGGGAGCCGGAGCGGAGCGACATGGTGGAGTTCTTCGCCGAAAGGATGGAGGGCTTCCACACCACCCATAAGGGGTTCGTCCTCTCCTATGGGAGCCGGGTCTGGCGCCCTCCCATCCTCTTCGCGCCTCCCAGGCGCCGGGAGCCCCTGGTCCTCCGGGAAACCCTCTACGCCCAGAGCCTGACCCCGAAGCCGGTGAAGGCCATCCTTACGGGACCCGTCACCCTGGCCGCCTGGAGCTACCTGCCCCAAGGGGTGGGTTTGGGGGAGGCCATCTTGGCCTTGGCGGAAGCCCTGCGGGAGGAGGTTCGGGAGGTGGCTGCTCGGGGCATCCGGGTGGTCCAGGTGGACGAACCCGCCCTCCTGGAAAAGCTCCCCCTGCGGGCGGAGGAGCGCCCCGGCTACCTGGCCAGGGTGGGGGAGGCCTTTTCCCGGGTGGTGGGGGACCTGGCCCCAGGGGTACAGGTGCACCTCCACCTCTGCTACTCCGACTACGCCGCCCTGAGGCCTTTCCTGGAGGCCATGGACCCCGATGTGGTGAGCCTGGAGGGGGCCAGGCAGGACCCCGGCTTCCTCGAGGCCCTTGCGGACCTCCCCCTGGACCTGGGCCCGGGGGCCTTCGACGTCCACTCCCCCCTGGAGGCCCCCGCGGAGGAGATCCTGTCCCGCCTGGAGGGGTACCTGGTCCATCTGCCCCCGGAGCGCCTCTGGGTGAACCCGGACTGCGGCCTCAAGACCCGCAAACCAGAAGAGGCCATCGCCAACCTCCGCCACATGGTGGAGGCCGCCAGAAGGCTTAGGCAAAGCGTCGGAGGTAGGCATGCTGACGGAACCTAG
- a CDS encoding acyl-CoA thioesterase, protein MRETRMVHTVFPGETNHYGTLFGGTALAWMDQAAFVAATRHARRKVVTVHSDAVDFKRPVPLGSIVELVARVVEVGRTSMRVAVEMWVEPLEPGREAYLAAEGGFVLVAVDEEGRPVPVPPLGGQA, encoded by the coding sequence ATGAGGGAAACGCGCATGGTGCACACGGTCTTCCCCGGGGAGACCAACCACTACGGAACCCTGTTCGGTGGAACCGCTTTGGCCTGGATGGACCAGGCGGCCTTTGTGGCCGCCACCCGCCACGCCCGGCGCAAGGTGGTCACGGTGCACTCGGATGCGGTGGACTTCAAGCGCCCGGTGCCCCTGGGCTCCATCGTGGAGCTGGTGGCCCGGGTGGTGGAGGTGGGCCGCACCTCCATGCGGGTGGCGGTGGAGATGTGGGTGGAGCCCCTGGAGCCGGGCAGGGAGGCCTACCTGGCGGCGGAGGGGGGGTTCGTCCTGGTGGCGGTGGACGAGGAGGGGCGGCCTGTGCCCGTGCCCCCCTTGGGAGGCCAAGCATGA
- a CDS encoding transposase, with amino-acid sequence MGPPPQRNRNAILYVLENGIKWRAMAHDLPHGSTAYPYFRKGQKGQPEVSL; translated from the coding sequence TTGGGGCCCCCACCCCAAAGGAACCGCAACGCTATCCTGTACGTTCTGGAAAACGGCATCAAGTGGCGCGCCATGGCCCATGACCTACCCCACGGGTCCACGGCCTACCCCTACTTCCGCAAGGGGCAGAAAGGTCAGCCGGAGGTTAGCTTGTAA
- a CDS encoding cobalamin biosynthesis protein — protein sequence MAGAALYRYANTADAMWGYPEHGARGAFAARVDDLLNLLPARLTGLLLCPPRLWPRLLQEARKTPSPNAGFPMAALALRLGVRLRKRGAYALNPHLPSPTGEELRRGLWVTGGLGYGLGLLLGTLAALGGRG from the coding sequence CTGGCGGGGGCTGCCCTCTACCGCTACGCCAACACCGCGGACGCCATGTGGGGCTACCCGGAGCACGGGGCCCGGGGAGCCTTCGCCGCCCGGGTGGACGACCTCCTGAACCTCCTCCCCGCAAGGCTTACGGGCCTCCTCCTCTGCCCTCCCCGGCTTTGGCCGAGGCTCCTCCAGGAGGCCCGGAAGACCCCTTCCCCCAACGCCGGCTTCCCCATGGCCGCCCTGGCCCTGAGGCTTGGGGTGCGCCTGCGGAAGCGGGGGGCCTATGCCCTGAACCCCCACCTTCCCTCCCCCACGGGGGAGGAGCTGCGGCGGGGCCTCTGGGTCACGGGAGGACTGGGGTACGGCCTCGGCCTCCTCCTGGGAACCCTCGCGGCCCTAGGGGGACGGGGGTAA